Within the Vagococcus carniphilus genome, the region ATTGCAAGAGCTGCTTTTTCATTGATTTCATCAGCAATATCAAACATGCTCTTAGTATTAGCATCTTTAACATTTGGTACATATAAACCATGATCAGTATCTGTTGCAATACCAATATTATAGTAATTTTTGTATACAACTTCATCAGTTGTATCATCAATTGATGCATTTAAAATTGGGTATTCTTTCATTGTAGCTGTTAAAGCTTTAACTACATATGGTAAGAATGTTAATTTTGTATCTCTTGAAGCTGCAACATCTTTAAATTTCTTACGGTGATCCCATAATTTAGAAACTTCTACATCATCATGTAATGTTACGTGTGGAGCTGTATGTTTGCTGTTAACCATTGCTTTAGCAATTGCTTTACGAGTTGGTGTTAATTTTTCACGAACTTCCGCTTCTGGAGCACCAACAAATGGTTTAGCTTCAACTTTAGGTTGTGCTGCTGTAGTTGTTGCTTCAACTGGTGTAGATGCTACTGTTTCTACAGCTGGATCTGAAACTGGGGCACCACCGAAGTTATCGATATCAGACTTGATAACACGTCCGCCTTTTCCAGTTGGTGTTACTAAAGTAATATCAACACCTTTTTCACGTGCATATTGACGAACTGACGGCATAGCTAAAACGCGTGTGCCTGGTTTACCAGTTGGTTCAGTAGAAACAGGTTTTGCTGCAGGAGCTGCTGCAACTGGCGCTGCTGCTGGTGTAGATGGTGCTGCATCATTGTGTCCAGGTGCATCAATCTCTACTAATACGTCTCCTACGTTTGCTACTGTTCCTTCTGGGACAACAACATTTAAAACTTTACCTGTTACAGGAGAAGGAATTTCTTCTACTGATTTATCATTTTGTACTTCTAACATTGTGTCATCTTCGTTGATAGTGTCTCCTGCTTTAACGAACCATTTTACGATTTCGCCTTCTGCAATACCTTCACCAATATCTGGTAATTTGAATTGGAAAACACCGCCTGAAGGAGCTTCTGTAGCTACTACTGGTGTCGCTTCTGCAACTGGAGCTGCTTCTTCAGCATCATCTTCATGCCCTAGAGCATCGATTTCTACTAAGATATCGCCTACGTTTGCTACTGTTCCTTCTGGGACAACTACTTTAAGAACTTTACCTGTTACAGGAGAAGGAATTTCTTCTACTGATTTATCGTTTTGTACTTCTAACATTGTATCGTCTTCGTTAATTGTATCGCCTTCTTTGACAAACCATTTTACGATTTCGCCTTCTGCAATACCTTCACCAATATCTGGTAATTTGAATTTAAAAGCCATTTAGTATTCTCTCCTTC harbors:
- a CDS encoding dihydrolipoyllysine-residue acetyltransferase: MAFKFKLPDIGEGIAEGEIVKWFVKEGDTINEDDTMLEVQNDKSVEEIPSPVTGKVLKVVVPEGTVANVGDILVEIDALGHEDDAEEAAPVAEATPVVATEAPSGGVFQFKLPDIGEGIAEGEIVKWFVKAGDTINEDDTMLEVQNDKSVEEIPSPVTGKVLNVVVPEGTVANVGDVLVEIDAPGHNDAAPSTPAAAPVAAAPAAKPVSTEPTGKPGTRVLAMPSVRQYAREKGVDITLVTPTGKGGRVIKSDIDNFGGAPVSDPAVETVASTPVEATTTAAQPKVEAKPFVGAPEAEVREKLTPTRKAIAKAMVNSKHTAPHVTLHDDVEVSKLWDHRKKFKDVAASRDTKLTFLPYVVKALTATMKEYPILNASIDDTTDEVVYKNYYNIGIATDTDHGLYVPNVKDANTKSMFDIADEINEKAALAIEGKLTAADMRGGTVTISNIGSVGGGWFTPVINYPEVAILGVGTITQQPVVNSDGELAVGRMMKLSLSFDHRIVDGATAQKAMNNIKRLLADPELLLMEG